A segment of the Zingiber officinale cultivar Zhangliang chromosome 8B, Zo_v1.1, whole genome shotgun sequence genome:
aaactccTATAGACTACGATGACGATcaataaaagagaaaaacaaaCGCTCACCTTTGTAGCACCAATACTATCACTAAAATAGTTACTATAAATTCTAAACCACAAGAGTCTACGATATATATGACTATCAATAAAAGGGCAAAAAAAAACCATTTGAACATAGTATGATCCAGAACACACGAGGGGATGATTTAAGGCAAAGTAAAACAACAAGTACTCATTATCCAAATTAAGAATTAATATTGACAATTTGTTTGCATATCTGATGATGCGATAACATATAATCTGTACTTAAATACAAAAAGATTCGATGAAGCAATAATGAACAATTAATTTTGTGTACAAATTAAGCTAATGCTGACAGAATCATTATCAACTGTGATAAGCCATGAACTCTAGAGCTAGCCACAACTAGATTACTATTGCAGTTGGAGGTCATAGAGTGTTCCCATGTGTTCTGGACGATCAATGAGTTGTGGATTCACACGAGAAGCGATTTGATAGAACACCTGCCATGTTAATAAGCTATCGGAGCCGGACTGATGTCGAGAGCCCACTGCTCGCTCAACTCGGACGGTAGAGGCCACCCGCTCCAATCCTCCGTAAAGCCCAGGACAATGCTTGCTAAGGTGCTTCACATCGAACACCCTTTTGCCGAAAAAGAAGTGAACGAGGTGCAAGAACTCACCAACGGTCTTTGGTAATTTGGAGTCACATGTCAGCATCTTGACTAGGAAGGCGAAGTCATAGGCGCCTTGGAAGGTAACCCAGGAGACAGGAGAAAAATGGCCAAAGGAAAGCAAGCCGGAGGTGGCCAAGTGGTGGGCGAATCTGCAAGAGTCGATGCCCCATATTTGATTCTTTTGGAAGTCGATGCCATTAGCCTTGAGCAGCTCGACGGAGGAAGGGGCGTAACGGTCGCGGTTGATGTCGAAGTCACGGAAATTAAATTCCCACACGTAACGCACACAAGTGCCGTCGGTATAGATGGCACA
Coding sequences within it:
- the LOC122013769 gene encoding probable CCR4-associated factor 1 homolog 11 codes for the protein MAVAVVNNDMLISSSAASTTRIEVRSVWAHNLDEEFALIRSAVPFHPFVALDTEYPGVVVASKNPYCTLTLPQRYELIRANVEALRIVQVGLTLSDAAGNLPCAIYTDGTCVRYVWEFNFRDFDINRDRYAPSSVELLKANGIDFQKNQIWGIDSCRFAHHLATSGLLSFGHFSPVSWVTFQGAYDFAFLVKMLTCDSKLPKTVGEFLHLVHFFFGKRVFDVKHLSKHCPGLYGGLERVASTVRVERAVGSRHQSGSDSLLTWQVFYQIASRVNPQLIDRPEHMGTLYDLQLQ